In Williamwhitmania taraxaci, a genomic segment contains:
- the pepT gene encoding peptidase T: MKNEILERFLRYVSIDTQSDDTATVYPSTEKQRVLGRLLVEELKAFGLKDVNVDKFGYIMATLPSNVSHKVPVIGFLAHMDTSPDMSGANIKPQIIENYKGNDIVLNKESKLTMTTQEFPELKEYVGQTLITTDGTTLLGADDKAGIAEIMTAVDYLLKHPEIKHGDIRIGFTHDEEVGHGVDHFDVKRFAADFAYTMDGGEIGELEYENFNAASAKIAIQGRNIHPGYAKDKMINAMLVAMEINAMLPVNQRPEFTTGYDGFYHLVHMEGSVENATIQYIVRDHDRTKFESKKELITNILQLINLRYGATIATLEMKDQYFNMREMVEPHMHIVNTAIKAMEMAKIEPKVVPIRGGTDGARLSYMGLPCPNIFAGGHNFHGKFEYVPLESMVKATEVIVNIAKLYAEK, from the coding sequence ATGAAAAACGAAATATTAGAACGTTTCCTGCGGTATGTAAGCATTGATACCCAAAGCGACGATACAGCAACCGTTTACCCTAGTACCGAGAAGCAACGCGTCCTTGGCCGCCTGCTTGTAGAGGAGCTAAAGGCGTTTGGCCTTAAGGATGTGAACGTAGATAAGTTTGGCTATATCATGGCCACTCTCCCATCGAACGTGAGCCACAAAGTTCCCGTAATTGGATTCCTAGCGCACATGGACACCAGCCCCGACATGAGCGGAGCCAACATTAAGCCCCAAATCATTGAAAACTACAAGGGCAACGACATTGTGCTTAATAAGGAGTCCAAGCTAACAATGACCACCCAGGAATTCCCTGAACTAAAGGAATACGTGGGTCAAACCCTTATCACCACCGACGGGACTACGCTCCTTGGTGCCGACGACAAGGCCGGTATTGCCGAAATTATGACTGCAGTGGACTACCTCCTAAAACACCCGGAAATTAAGCATGGCGATATCCGCATTGGCTTTACCCACGACGAGGAGGTTGGACATGGTGTGGATCACTTCGACGTGAAGCGCTTTGCAGCCGATTTTGCCTATACCATGGATGGTGGCGAAATAGGCGAATTGGAGTATGAGAACTTTAACGCCGCCAGCGCGAAAATCGCAATCCAAGGCCGCAACATCCACCCGGGTTATGCCAAGGACAAGATGATTAACGCCATGCTGGTTGCAATGGAAATTAACGCCATGCTGCCAGTAAACCAGCGCCCCGAGTTTACCACCGGGTACGATGGCTTCTACCATCTTGTACACATGGAAGGAAGCGTTGAAAACGCCACCATTCAGTATATTGTTCGCGACCACGATCGCACCAAGTTTGAAAGCAAAAAGGAGTTAATTACCAACATCCTACAATTAATAAACCTGCGCTACGGCGCTACCATTGCCACCCTCGAAATGAAGGATCAATATTTCAACATGCGTGAGATGGTAGAGCCACACATGCATATTGTGAATACCGCCATCAAGGCAATGGAGATGGCCAAGATAGAACCAAAGGTAGTGCCCATAAGGGGTGGCACCGACGGCGCTCGCCTTTCTTACATGGGTCTTCCCTGCCCCAATATTTTTGCAGGCGGTCACAACTTCCATGGAAAGTTTGAGTATGTTCCGCTCGAATCGATGGTGAAGGCCACCGAGGTAATCGTAAACATTGCAAAACTATACGCCGAAAAGTAA
- a CDS encoding DUF7935 family protein, producing MDPLYTLLLVAIPAIIVYLSSYLSFKKIIESEHNRHKQEILLNNQKLIVPIRLRAYERLILFLERVSPENLIVRIHRPEMKAKELEKALMDTIRAEFDHNLSQQLYVSAQAWEAVKSARANLLNIISTAMDEISPESPGIILSRKILVKLVEHEVNPVSPAIDYLKSEVNQLF from the coding sequence ATGGATCCACTATACACACTGCTCTTAGTTGCCATCCCGGCAATAATAGTTTACCTCTCCTCCTACCTCTCTTTCAAAAAAATCATTGAAAGTGAGCATAATCGGCATAAGCAGGAAATCCTCCTGAATAACCAAAAACTGATCGTTCCCATACGGCTGAGAGCATACGAAAGATTGATTCTCTTCCTTGAGCGCGTTTCGCCAGAGAACCTTATCGTGCGCATTCATCGTCCCGAAATGAAGGCCAAGGAGTTGGAAAAAGCACTAATGGATACCATTCGTGCCGAATTTGACCACAACCTCTCACAACAGCTCTATGTGAGCGCACAGGCCTGGGAGGCAGTGAAAAGTGCAAGGGCCAACCTCCTCAACATCATTAGCACGGCAATGGATGAGATTTCGCCCGAAAGCCCCGGAATCATTCTTTCCCGAAAGATTCTTGTGAAACTTGTTGAGCATGAGGTGAACCCTGTTTCCCCTGCCATTGACTACCTCAAGAGCGAAGTGAACCAACTATTTTAG
- a CDS encoding OPT family oligopeptide transporter, which translates to MDQIEKTKGLPENAQRELKPGETYEPIMSPNQKYLEATPYSVIMGVLMAILFSAAAAYLGLKVGQVFEAAIPIAIIAVGASNLSKKKNALGQNVIIQSIGASSGVIVAGAIFTLPALYILQAKYPELSVSFMQVFMSSLLGGILGILFLIPFRKYFVSDMHGKYPFPEATATTQVLVSGEKGGNQAKFLLVSGLIGGLYDFFVSTFGWWNENFTSRVIPYGEVIAEKAKVVFKVNIGAALLGLGYIIGLQYAAIITFGSLFVWFIIIPLMSLLFGGMVIDFTGSTTMMVGQMSPELIFTTYARHIGIGGIAMAGLIGIFRSRNIIKSAFGLAANELSGKTEVKKEVRRTERDLSMKFIAIGLFVALAIVFIFFQFGVVHNLLYAVVGLLVVAIIAFLFTTVAANAIAIVGTNPVSGMTLMTLILASLVMVATGLTGTAGMVAALVIGGVVCTALAMAGGFITDLKIGYWLGSTPSVQQKWKFLGTLVSAATVGGVIMVLNKTYGFVGENALVAPQANAMAAVIEPLMMGQSAPWILYGIGAGIALILAYFNVPALAFALGMFIPLQLNTPLLIGGALAWFVSTRSKNEKLNTARKEKGTLLASGFIAGGALMGVVAAVIKFKQSMTIDSEIEALGTGATSEAIHQIKESHNFINAAWADSNAAIWLGAFMLAVIGGYIVWSAMKAKPEEE; encoded by the coding sequence ATGGATCAAATTGAGAAAACGAAGGGTCTTCCCGAGAATGCTCAACGTGAGCTAAAACCGGGCGAAACCTACGAGCCAATCATGTCGCCCAACCAAAAATACTTGGAAGCGACACCTTACTCAGTAATTATGGGCGTGCTCATGGCTATCCTATTCTCGGCAGCAGCCGCATACCTTGGGCTCAAGGTAGGACAGGTATTTGAGGCCGCCATTCCAATTGCCATTATCGCGGTGGGCGCATCGAATCTTAGTAAGAAAAAGAACGCCCTAGGCCAAAATGTAATTATCCAATCGATTGGTGCCAGCTCGGGCGTAATTGTGGCAGGAGCTATATTCACGCTTCCGGCACTTTATATTCTTCAGGCTAAGTATCCTGAACTCTCTGTTAGCTTTATGCAAGTCTTTATGAGTTCGCTTCTTGGTGGTATTCTAGGTATTCTCTTTCTTATTCCCTTCCGTAAGTATTTCGTTTCGGATATGCACGGAAAATACCCCTTCCCTGAGGCTACGGCAACCACCCAGGTACTCGTTTCAGGCGAAAAAGGTGGAAACCAAGCCAAGTTCCTCTTGGTAAGCGGTCTAATCGGAGGTCTTTACGACTTTTTTGTATCCACCTTTGGATGGTGGAATGAGAATTTTACTTCACGAGTTATCCCCTACGGAGAGGTTATTGCCGAAAAAGCTAAGGTAGTTTTCAAGGTAAACATTGGAGCAGCGCTCTTAGGCCTTGGCTACATCATCGGACTACAATATGCCGCCATCATTACCTTTGGCTCGCTATTCGTATGGTTTATCATTATCCCGCTCATGTCGCTGCTATTCGGTGGAATGGTAATTGACTTTACCGGTTCCACCACCATGATGGTAGGCCAAATGTCGCCAGAACTTATATTTACTACCTACGCTCGCCACATTGGTATTGGTGGTATCGCAATGGCTGGTCTCATAGGTATTTTCCGCTCCAGAAATATTATTAAGAGTGCCTTTGGACTTGCCGCCAATGAGCTATCAGGCAAAACAGAGGTAAAGAAAGAGGTTAGAAGAACTGAGCGCGACCTCTCCATGAAATTCATTGCCATAGGTCTATTTGTAGCTCTCGCCATTGTATTTATATTCTTCCAATTTGGTGTAGTGCACAATCTTTTATACGCCGTTGTTGGTCTTCTTGTGGTAGCAATTATCGCATTCCTATTTACCACCGTTGCCGCTAACGCCATTGCTATTGTTGGAACAAACCCTGTATCGGGAATGACCTTGATGACCCTTATCCTCGCGTCATTAGTAATGGTTGCTACCGGGCTAACCGGAACTGCAGGCATGGTAGCCGCCTTGGTTATTGGAGGTGTCGTTTGTACTGCCCTTGCCATGGCCGGAGGATTTATTACCGACCTTAAGATTGGATACTGGCTTGGATCGACCCCTTCGGTTCAACAAAAGTGGAAGTTTCTTGGAACCCTTGTTTCGGCAGCCACCGTTGGAGGTGTGATCATGGTATTAAACAAGACCTACGGATTTGTTGGTGAAAATGCCCTTGTAGCACCCCAAGCCAATGCTATGGCCGCCGTTATCGAACCACTAATGATGGGTCAATCGGCACCATGGATACTGTATGGCATTGGAGCAGGAATCGCATTAATACTTGCCTACTTCAATGTTCCCGCTCTTGCATTTGCCTTGGGTATGTTTATCCCGCTTCAGCTCAATACCCCGCTACTTATTGGTGGTGCACTGGCCTGGTTTGTATCTACCCGTAGCAAAAACGAAAAGTTGAATACTGCTCGTAAAGAAAAGGGAACGTTGCTTGCATCTGGATTTATTGCCGGTGGTGCCCTAATGGGTGTTGTTGCTGCAGTTATCAAGTTTAAGCAAAGTATGACTATTGATAGCGAAATTGAAGCCCTTGGAACCGGTGCTACGAGCGAGGCAATTCACCAAATTAAGGAGAGCCACAACTTTATTAATGCTGCTTGGGCCGATAGCAATGCAGCCATTTGGTTAGGAGCATTCATGCTCGCTGTAATTGGCGGCTACATAGTTTGGAGCGCTATGAAGGCAAAACCAGAAGAGGAATAA
- a CDS encoding MarR family winged helix-turn-helix transcriptional regulator → MAMEYDQLKLSNQLCFPVYAASRLITREYQPYLDKMGITYPQYLVLLVLWETDGLSVNEIAQKLLLNTNTVTPLLKRMEMQGIISRNRSENDERKVIVLLTDKGKDMRIEASSIPENLAAGMNNESMKMEDLVDLRDKLNILITFLLAKNKAIE, encoded by the coding sequence ATGGCAATGGAATATGATCAGCTGAAGCTGAGCAACCAGCTTTGTTTTCCGGTGTATGCCGCTTCGCGATTAATTACGCGTGAGTATCAGCCCTATCTCGATAAAATGGGAATTACGTACCCTCAATACTTGGTGCTCTTGGTGCTGTGGGAAACCGACGGCCTTTCGGTTAATGAAATTGCACAAAAGTTACTACTTAACACCAACACGGTAACTCCGCTGCTTAAGCGGATGGAGATGCAGGGAATTATCTCCCGTAACCGTTCCGAAAACGATGAGCGAAAGGTGATAGTTCTACTAACCGATAAAGGGAAAGATATGCGCATAGAGGCTTCCTCTATTCCCGAAAACCTTGCTGCTGGAATGAACAACGAATCCATGAAGATGGAGGATCTTGTTGATTTGAGGGATAAGTTGAATATCCTTATCACTTTTCTTTTGGCAAAGAACAAGGCGATTGAGTAA
- a CDS encoding DUF6261 family protein has product MKKLKFSASPLQGLGNLDFSQFLKSQIDRIRDLGETELTDQQLKTLVAMLLGSTTTFDTVMLRMHKNAYTEELTALDQIRSNSIRAFMKALRGHDLSLDPAIIKEITYIDALLKPHDNLHSLSLDEETSIINNIIGHLEKPNYLAPVALLGLRSCIAQVKKDNQTIWLKYNECITADMERDITDSRELRGQICEEYDLLCDYVYVNARLGTKPEFAIVFTIIETLRKQYLLQAGRNAERKPVI; this is encoded by the coding sequence ATGAAAAAACTGAAATTTTCAGCATCTCCACTGCAAGGCTTGGGTAACCTCGATTTTAGTCAGTTCTTGAAATCGCAAATCGACCGCATCCGCGACCTCGGCGAAACAGAACTAACCGACCAACAGCTAAAAACACTTGTTGCCATGCTGCTGGGTTCAACCACCACCTTCGATACAGTGATGTTACGCATGCATAAGAATGCCTATACCGAAGAGTTAACTGCCCTCGACCAAATTCGAAGCAACAGCATACGGGCATTTATGAAGGCATTAAGAGGGCATGACCTTTCGCTCGATCCTGCCATAATAAAGGAAATAACGTACATCGACGCATTGCTCAAGCCCCACGACAACCTCCATTCGCTTAGTTTGGACGAGGAAACAAGTATAATCAACAACATTATTGGTCATCTCGAAAAGCCAAACTACTTAGCACCGGTTGCTCTTCTGGGCTTGCGTAGCTGCATCGCCCAAGTAAAAAAGGACAACCAAACCATCTGGTTGAAATACAACGAGTGTATCACTGCCGATATGGAGCGCGACATCACTGATTCCCGAGAGCTACGTGGCCAAATCTGCGAGGAATACGACCTGCTGTGCGACTACGTATATGTGAATGCTCGCCTAGGAACAAAGCCCGAGTTTGCAATAGTATTCACCATAATAGAGACCTTACGAAAGCAGTATCTTCTCCAAGCAGGTCGTAACGCTGAGCGAAAGCCTGTTATATAG